A portion of the Tiliqua scincoides isolate rTilSci1 chromosome 3, rTilSci1.hap2, whole genome shotgun sequence genome contains these proteins:
- the BACH1 gene encoding transcription regulator protein BACH1 has translation MSLNERVVFAYESSVHSANVLLGLNEQRKQDRFCDITILVEDQRFRAHRSVLAACSSYFCSRILDQSELDLIIILPEEVTLKGFDPLLRFAYTSKLVLDKDNVAEVYKCAKFLGIHDIEESCFQFLNFKFLDHKPGRQEFQRKKCCRSRCLKEDRKIDAADNWDLEIDDGDEILQNECSQNPQLRACKVEQHSEVPLVQDNANQTSESVSEVLGLTALCPKYRKFQKASGSDKALVIESKSSIGEVQVTSAASIHQTGSNPSGAIQKTLECAAVQPVSKCEDAQVEMEEDGKDDFLKETASGFQSIECSVEKSDSAFAPHNSSAATHGLYSASFLNAYDRYCDWTRSRMQDNTDVAGKNGIVLGAGNCNPVNENTDNDPSLKSHLCDGENVNSTSPNHRSSVEREIAEQLAKGFWSDVYNADTPCPVSLSPASSKEFSEQVYSEKKPECPWLGIRISDSPEHCPPRTFTTLSSVSCPFINNLGTENSPEISHGDCVAEQPEQCDTGVSYVISLEEDSETDTEGDSESCSAREQECEVKLPFNAQKIISLSRNDFQEFLKLHKFTPEQLDCIHDIRRRSKNRIAAQRCRKRKLDCIQNLESEIEKLQNEKENLLKEKDHILSTLVETKQNLTGLCQQVCKEAALSNEQIQILAKYSTSDCPLSFLIPEKEQAVPSAVMSAIPLCAELSSGLSVMSAGEQSSSYQHVKGASDTAYDKAQEVCLVPIRISKKTLCLEQCVQSSSGITDFCQQMTDKCTTDE, from the exons ATGTCTTTAAACGAAAGGGTGGTTTTTGCGTATGAGTCTTCAGTGCACAGTGCCAATGTTCTGCTCGGTCTCAATGAGCAGAGAAAACAAGATCGCTTTTGTGATATTACTATCTTAGTGGAAGATCAGCGATTTCGGGCCCATCGTTCTGTGCTTGCAGCATGCAGCAGCTATTTCTGTTCAAGAATTTTGGATCAGTCAGAACTTGACCTTATCATTATTTTACCTGAAGAG gttaCACTAAAAGGGTTTGATCCTTTGCTTCGATTTGCATATACTTCTAAACTAGTTTTAGACAAAGACAATGTGGCTGAAGTTTACAAGTGTGCAAAATTCTTGGGGATACATGACATTGAGGAATCTTGCTTTCAGTTTCTCAATTTCAAGTTTTTGGACCATAAACCAGGTCGACAGGAATTCCAGAGAAAGAAATGTTGTAGATCACGCTGCTTGAAAGAGGACCGTAAAATAGATGCAGCTGATAACTGGGATCTAGAAATAGATGATGGGGATGAAATTTTACAAAATGAATGCAGTCAGAACCCTCAGCTGAGGGCCTGCAAAGTTGAGCAACATTCAGAAGTACCTCTTGTACAAGACAATGCCAATCAAACATCTGAATCTGTATCAGAAGTATTAGGTTTAACAGCCTTATGCCCCAAATACAGAAAGTTCCAGAAAGCTTCGGGGAGTGATAAAGCTCTTGTTATAGAGTCTAAATCCAGTATTGGAGAAGTTCAGGTAACATCTGCTGCATCTATTCATCAGACTGGTTCAAATCCTAGTGGTGCTATCCAAAAAACTCTTGAATGTGCAGCTGTGCAACCAGTCTCAAAATGTGAAGATGCTCAGGTAGAAATGGAAGAAGATGGGAAAGATGATTTTTTGAAAGAGACAGCTTCTGGGTTCCAAAGTATTGAATGTTCTGTAGAAAAGTCAGATTCTGCGTTTGCCCCTCATAATTCTTCTGCTGCTACTCATGGACTTTATTCTGCTTCTTTTCTAAATGCATATGATCGATATTGTGACTGGACTAGGAGTAGAATGCAGGACAATACAGATGTAGCTGGGAAAAATGGAATTGTTTTGGGAGCTGGAAATTGCAATCCAGTTAATGAAAACACTGATAATGACCCATCTTTGAAGTCTCACTTGTGTGACGGAGAAAATGTGAACAGTACTTCACCAAATCATCGAAGCAGTGTGGAGAGAGAGATAGCAGAACAACTAGCCAAAGGATTTTGGAGTGATGTTTACAATGCAGATACCCCATGTCCAGTAAGCTTGTCTCCTGCCTCAAGCAAAGAATTTTCAGAGCAAGTCTATTCAGAAAAAAAACCGGAGTGTCCTTGGTTAGGTATCAGGATCAGTGACAGTCCTGAGCACTGTCCTCCAAGAACTTTTACAACATTGAGCTCTGTCAGTTGCCCATTCATCAATAATCTTGGTACTGAAAACAGCCCTGAAATCAGTCATGGAGATTGTGTAGCAGAACAACCAGAACAGTGTGATACTGGAGTGTCCTATGTGATAAGTTTGGAAGAAGATTCTGAAACTGATACAGAAGGAGATAGTGAATCTTGTTCTGCCAGGGAACAGGAATGTGAG GTGAAACTACCATTTAATGCCCAGAAGATAATTTCACTTTCCAGAAATGACTTTCAGGAATTTCTAAAATTACACAAGTTTACCCCAGAACAGCTGGATTGCATCCATGACATTAGAAGGCGAAGCAAAAATAGAATTGCAGCTCAACGCTGTCGTAAGCGAAAGCTGGACTGCATACAGAACCTTGAATCAGAGATAGAGAAACTG CAAAATGAAAAAGAGAACTTGCTGAAGGAGAAAGATCACATTTTGTCAACATTGGTTGAAACAAAGCAGAATCTGACTGGACTTTGCCAACAAGTATGCAAGGAAGCCGCACTGAGTAATGAGCAAATACAGATACTTGCAAAATATTCCACATCTGATTGTCCACTCTCGTTTCTGATCCCAGAGAAGGAACAGGCAGTGCCCTCTGCTGTCATGTCTGCAATACCTCTGTGTGCAGAATTATCTTCTGGACTTTCTGTTATGTCTGCTGGTGAGCAGAGTTCCAGTTATCAGCATGTAAAAGGAGCATCTGATACAGCTTATGATAAAGCACAAGAAGTATGTCTGGTTCCTATAAGAATATCGAAGAAAACCTTATGTTTGGAGCAGTGTGTGCAGAGCAGTAGTGGCATCACAGATTTTTGTCAACAAATGACTGATAAGTGCACTACAGATGAATAA